A genomic window from Engraulis encrasicolus isolate BLACKSEA-1 chromosome 14, IST_EnEncr_1.0, whole genome shotgun sequence includes:
- the abhd14b gene encoding protein ABHD14B, which yields MPAKLSEGTVKVDLCGENPLFYRQSEPEIGEARLSILLLHGIRFSSQNWLDIGTLETLAKAGYRATAVDLPGLGQSKAAVAPAAVGELAPGDFLKQVCDALELGPAVVVSPSLSGMYSLPFLFQHSSMLKAYVPVAPICTDKFKSQQYAAVQTPTLIVYGDKDYQLGELSLSNLKHLPNHTVTVMKGAGHPCYLDDPDTWHKALLHFLETL from the exons ATGCCTGCTAAACTATCGGAGGGCACAGTGAAGGTGGACCTTTGTGGCGAGAACCCGCTGTTTTATCGACAAAGCGAGCCAGAGATTGGAGAAGCAAGACTTTCTATTCTCCTGCTGCACGGCATTCGCTTCTCGTCCCAGAACTGGCTGGATATCGGAACCCTTGAAACTTTGGCAAAGGCTGGCTATCGAGCCACTGCTGTAGACCTGCCAG GCCTGGGCCAGTCCAAGGCTGCTGTGGCCCCTGCCGCGGTGGGGGAGCTTGCCCCTGGCGACTTCCTGAAGCAGGTGTGTGACGCGCTGGAGCTGGGCCCAGCGGTGGTGGTCAGCCCCTCCCTCAGCGGCATGTACtcgctccccttcctcttccagcaCAGCTCCATGCTCAAGGCCTACGTCCCAGTGGCACCCATCTGCACAGACAAGTTCAAGTCCCAGCAGTATGCAGCTGTCCAG ACCCCTACCCTGATCGTGTACGGCGATAAGGACTATCAGCTGGGGGAGCTGTCGCTAAGCAACCTCAAACACCTGCCCAATCACACGGTCACGGTCATGAAGGGGGCTGGCCATCCCTGTTACCTAGACGACCCAGACACCTGGCACAAGGCCCTGCTACACTTCCTGGAGACGCTATGA